In Leptospira fletcheri, the genomic window ATTCTCTGGAAAAATTCTCCGGTTTAAGATTTTTGGAGATCCTGGAAAATCTGAAAAAGGAAAAATTCTTTTCCGATTTATTCACCGATACGTTTAAACAGATCTCCACCGACAGTCCCGAAAATATGGCTCGAAGTCTGGAGGAGAAACTCGGTGAGTTGCCGAAAGAGGCTACTTCCGTGCTCGTCTGCGATCTGCAAGGATACCAGGTCACGCCGACCTTCCAGAGAGACTCTTACGGGCTCCCATGGGCGAAACTTTTGACCGAGATCGGGAATAATTACGCTTGGAAACCTTTCTTTATCCGGCATAAGGCGGAATCTTTTCATTCCAATCGCCTTTGGGGTTTTACGGAGCCGATCCACGATATAGATGCAAAAAGACAATATGTCTTATTTACTTTGAATTTAGGTTCCGAGTATGTTCTCGTCCTGAGATTGGACTGGGATTCTATTTAGGCAACCCGACCTCTTCTCCGATCGAATTTTCCGTTTCGTTTCCTATTGATCTCCGAGTCCGAATTAAAAACATAGTCTCAGGCGGGAGTCTGCAGTGGCGGAAAACTTACGTATCGTCGGGCTCCGGGCGGGAATAGAAACCGAATCCGGGGAAATTCAAGAGATTTTGAAAGGGGTCGACCTCGTAATCAAAGACGGGGAAGTCCATGCGATTATGGGGCCAAACGGCTCAGGAAAAAGCACGCTCTCGAACGTGATCATGGGTCACCCAAAGTATAAGGTGATTTCGGGAGACATTTTGTTTCGGGGGAAGTCCATACTGGACAAGCCTACTGACGAGCGCGCACGAGCCGGAATTTTTCTCTGCTTTCAATACCCTACTAGTATTCCGGGAGTCACCATCGGAAGTTTCCTGCGTACCATTTTGAAGTCGGTAAGGGGAAAGGATCTGCCCGTAAAGGAATTCCGCAAAGAATTAAAGGAGGCCACATCCCTATTGGAAGTTCCCGAGTCCTGGGTAGGTCGTTATGTGAACGACGGTTTTTCGGGAGGAGAAAAGAAGCGGAACGAAATCCTGCAAATGACTTTGTTGAAACCCAGCCTCTCCGTCTTGGACGAAACGGACTCCGGTTTGGATATAGACGCGCTCAGGATTATCAGCGAGGGAATCAACAAGAACAGATCCTCGGATAGAGCCGTTTTATTAATCACACATTATCAAAGAATGCTAAACTATGTGACTCCCGATTTCGTCCACGTTTTCGCTCAGGGAAAAATCCTGAAGACTGGAACCAGGGAATTGGCGTTGGAGTTGGAAGAAAAAGGATATGATTGGATTCTTTCCGGTGCAAACTGAGGGGATGCTGCAAATCGGACACTTCGAAGAATTCCTGTCCTCTCTGGAGGAGCCCGAATTTCTGAAGGAGTTCCGGAAAAAAGCGGATTCCCTTCTACAGTCCGCCAAATTCCCCGATTTACATCTCGAATCCTGGAGAAAATTAAATCTTTCTAATTTTAAATTATCCGAATATCAGAATCCTTGCCCGCCGTCAGCCATAGAGTTTTCGACCGGAAAATTCGCCGAAGTCAAAAAAATTTCCGAATTGGATCGGCAAGGCTGGGATCGTCTGCGACCGCTGCTTGAGGCTTTTTTGTCCTCCTACGAGTCGGAATGGGTTACCCTATTGGCAGCTTCCCGCTTTACCCATGCGTATTATATTAAGCTATTAAACGAAGTTCCCGAGGATTTCCATCCTGAAGTCGTCGTGGATTGCGAGGGCGGAGATTTTATCCTACCTCTGTTCGTTATAGAGGTTCCGGATCGCCTGAAAGGACGTTTTTCGGAACGCTGGAAATCCGCCTCCAAAGAGGGTTTTGTTTTTATGAACGGAATCACTTTGCTGAATATTCGGGCTGAAGCGGATTTTCAATATTCGGCTCTTGAGAACCTTGGGGATTCCACTTTCCGTTTTCGGACGGTTCGAGCCTTTCAAGAGCGAGATTCCAAGTTCCATGCTTCTCTCGCGATTTGGGGCGGATACAAAGGAAAGGCCTTCTTCGATTCCGAAGTCGTCGGAAAAGGCGCTTGGACTAGATATGCCGGCTTAAGCCCTTTATGCAAGAGAGAGTTCCAGGATACGGAAATTCGGATACTCCATAAGGAAAGCCATGCGCAGAGTTCCATACTTTTCCGGGTCGTTGCTCGAGACAAGGCGCATAACGTATTCACCGGTAATTTGCATATTCCTTCGAATTGTAAGGACGTAAGCGCCGTTCAAATCAACAACAATCTTCTCCTGGACCGTACTGCAAGAGCGGAATCCATTCCTAAACTCGAAGTGTTTGCGGATAGCGTCAAATGCGAGCACGGTGCCACAGTCGGTGAAATCGACGAAGAACAGTTATTCTATCTTGCCTCTAGAGGGATTTCCAAAGAGGAAGCCAGGCGGATGATCGTAGAAGGTTTTCTGGCCGAAGTGATCCGTGAATTCCCGTCCGAATCCATCCGGGAAGAGCTGACTAGAATGATTGAAACTAGAATGCTGGGAGAAGCGTGATGGCAAGGTATCGTCCTCTTGTCAAAGTAGGGGATCTGAAGGAAGGGCAGATTCGGATCGTGGAGACTAAATTCAACCGAATCGGTCTAACTATTATCGAGGGTGAGATCTTTGCCTTCGAGGATACCTGTACCCATGACGGAGAGGCGATTTCCCACGGAGAACTACAAGGCGACGTAATCACCTGCCCTAGGCATTTTGCGAAGTTTAACATTCGAAGCGGACGAGCGCTCTGCCCTCCCGCGGTAGAAGATCTTCCGGTTTTTCCGGTGAGAATCGTGGGTGACGAAGTGGAAGTGGAGTTAGAGGATTGACTTATGGTTCCGGTGAGGAAGGAGGAACGCATTTGGCTCTAGACGTTCAAAAGATTCGCGGAGATTTTCCGATTCTTTCCACGGAAATGAACGGCAAACCTTTGGTGTTTTTAGATAGCGCCGCAAGTTCCCAGAAGCCGAACTCCGTCATCCAGACGGTGCGTAAATACTACGAGATGGAGAACGCAAATATCCATCGCGGAGTCTATTTTCTCTCCCAAAAAGCGACGGAAAAATACGAGTTCGCTCGCATAAAGGTTTCCCGTTTTATCGGAGCTCCTTGTGCGAAAGTCATCATTTTTACCAGAAATACCACGGAATCCATCAATTTGGTGGCCCAATCCTGGGGTAGAACCAATGTGCATGAAGGGGACGAGATCGTCTTAACGGAGCTGGAACACCATTCCAATCTGGTTCCTTGGCAAATGCTTGCTCAAGAAAAACAGGCAGTTTTAAAATTCATTCCTTTAAATTACGATTCTACGTTGGACATGACCAATCTGGATCAGATCATCACGGATCGAACCAAATTAGTAGCGGTTTCCCAAATGTCGAATGTGACCGGAACCGTCCATGATCTGAATCCGATCCTTCGCCGGGCGAGGCAAGTCGGAGCCAAGGTTCTGGTGGACGGGGCCCAGGGAGTCTGTCATTTACCGGCGAATGTGCAAAAACAGGATTTCGACTTTTACGCGTTTTCCGCGCACAAAATGCTTGGCCCTACGGGTGTGGGAATTCTCTACGCGAAGGAAGAGATTTTGGAAACCATGCCTCCATGGATGGGGGGCGGCGACATGATCGCGAAAGTGTGGAAGGAAAAATCCACCTATGCAGATCTTCCCGCTAGATTGGAAGCGGGTACTCCCAATATAGCCGGAGTAATCGGTTTCGGCGCCGCAATCGATTATTTAGAAGCG contains:
- the sufC gene encoding Fe-S cluster assembly ATPase SufC, yielding MAENLRIVGLRAGIETESGEIQEILKGVDLVIKDGEVHAIMGPNGSGKSTLSNVIMGHPKYKVISGDILFRGKSILDKPTDERARAGIFLCFQYPTSIPGVTIGSFLRTILKSVRGKDLPVKEFRKELKEATSLLEVPESWVGRYVNDGFSGGEKKRNEILQMTLLKPSLSVLDETDSGLDIDALRIISEGINKNRSSDRAVLLITHYQRMLNYVTPDFVHVFAQGKILKTGTRELALELEEKGYDWILSGAN
- the sufD gene encoding Fe-S cluster assembly protein SufD: MIGFFPVQTEGMLQIGHFEEFLSSLEEPEFLKEFRKKADSLLQSAKFPDLHLESWRKLNLSNFKLSEYQNPCPPSAIEFSTGKFAEVKKISELDRQGWDRLRPLLEAFLSSYESEWVTLLAASRFTHAYYIKLLNEVPEDFHPEVVVDCEGGDFILPLFVIEVPDRLKGRFSERWKSASKEGFVFMNGITLLNIRAEADFQYSALENLGDSTFRFRTVRAFQERDSKFHASLAIWGGYKGKAFFDSEVVGKGAWTRYAGLSPLCKREFQDTEIRILHKESHAQSSILFRVVARDKAHNVFTGNLHIPSNCKDVSAVQINNNLLLDRTARAESIPKLEVFADSVKCEHGATVGEIDEEQLFYLASRGISKEEARRMIVEGFLAEVIREFPSESIREELTRMIETRMLGEA
- a CDS encoding non-heme iron oxygenase ferredoxin subunit, with protein sequence MARYRPLVKVGDLKEGQIRIVETKFNRIGLTIIEGEIFAFEDTCTHDGEAISHGELQGDVITCPRHFAKFNIRSGRALCPPAVEDLPVFPVRIVGDEVEVELED
- a CDS encoding cysteine desulfurase; the protein is MALDVQKIRGDFPILSTEMNGKPLVFLDSAASSQKPNSVIQTVRKYYEMENANIHRGVYFLSQKATEKYEFARIKVSRFIGAPCAKVIIFTRNTTESINLVAQSWGRTNVHEGDEIVLTELEHHSNLVPWQMLAQEKQAVLKFIPLNYDSTLDMTNLDQIITDRTKLVAVSQMSNVTGTVHDLNPILRRARQVGAKVLVDGAQGVCHLPANVQKQDFDFYAFSAHKMLGPTGVGILYAKEEILETMPPWMGGGDMIAKVWKEKSTYADLPARLEAGTPNIAGVIGFGAAIDYLEAVGMDAIRKHELELLSYALERMEDFGGLEMYGPRDLSVRGGVISFNFPGVHPHDVGSILDEEGIAIRVGHHCAQPFMDFMGISGTCRASLYLYNTKEDVDRLLDGLKKVKEIFGRVLKR